GATTCCTCAACTGAAGGACAAAGAAGTAAATGCAATTTAAGTTGAAGGTTGCGAAGATGCAATTTAAGTTAATAACAATTTTACCCACCTGGTGGCCATACAACAAATAAGTAAGGGTTTTTATCATTCTGGTCTCTTTTGTCTAACTGCAACACAAACCATGTATATAATCATATCAAATATTTTTGAAATCCTATCTAAAACCGGAAGCCACTGACCTGTTGAACAAGAGGATGTGTATCCTGAAGCTCGTAGCTGCATTGCGCATATACACTGATCGATCAGGACAAGTATTCCCATAATGATAGAAAAACAGAAATAAATTAAAATTGGATACTTACACTTGGTGTTTTGTCCTCGATCGACCTGCAATTTTTCTAGTCATAGGACTGAGGCAAAGATCTTCAATATCTTCCAGCTCAGGTGATGGAGACTGACTGGGTGTCGTTGGAACAAATGAGTTTTCACCGCCACTGTGTCATCATTAAGCAACAACTGTGAGGTATTGGTGCTAACATGATTcaaatataatttttaaataatGCAAGTCATCCAGGGCCGTACCTAAAGGCTTCTAAATCTAGGCAACGGCGTAGGGCCTCCAAATATTTTAAAAATCTTTATATATAATGTGTATTATGCATTAGACCCAAATAAATAACCAGTTTTTAAATAAAAGTGCTTAATTCCAACTTCAACCAATTTGCAATTCGCATTTAATTTAGGCCGCCATCGTTATTTTCACTAACTGTAACATCGCAGTTGCCCATTTTGCTCAACTGTTTTGCCAATTGAGGAAAAATTAGACGTGAAAGTAATGGTGTCGCAAGGATAATCTAGGTTGGTTAACGGCTATTTTTTATAGTGATCTCTGTATGTTGCGATTCACTTAATCATTGTCCTCCCTAAATTCCTAATTGATACTttaaatttttgaattttgatattGTGCTTGCGACTGAGACTTAGAAGGAAAAAAACAGAACCGATATTTTCTTTATACCCATTCAAAGGGCCTCAACTCTGTAGTTTGGTTAGGGCCTCCAAAAACGTTGGAACGGCTCTGAAGTCATCGACGGAAACAAAGATGATCAAAATATAACCACTACTAAAAAAAGACCTTTAGTGACACACCATGCGTGTCGTCATCTTTTTATGACGCGTATTTATGACACGCTTTTATGACACTCGTTGATGGCACGCATTTGCGTGGCATAAAATAAGTTTGTCATGGTTTGTGTGTCATTAAAGGTCTTTTTCTAGTAGTGAACAAAAGATATCACATTGCAAATCAGGACAACTATAAGATGTATGCAATGTAAACAAGAACAAGTGGGAAAACAATACCTTGTCGATGAACTAGCAAAATGCTTGCACTCATTCTTCAACGGACAAGAATTGCAATTTGGTTTCTTCTTGGTGCAAAACACCTGTGTGAAATTCTTCTCGGTTGGGTTTTCTCTTTATTTTCacaaatgtatatatataatgaCCGTTCTTGGTTCAAAATCTAATTGGTTATAACATACCTTTCCAAAAGAGATCATCTGGTAGTGAAGCTCGTGTCTGCATTGCATCACATATCAGTTTGTGCGGATGGTATCGTAGTAGAATAAGTTAGTCATGAGAGAGAATTACGTACAATGTGTCGACATCAAGGACAGACAGCCTTCGTGAAAGATACTCTTGGACATGATCCGTATTAGGGTACCTAGCGGTTATAATAGAAAATTAATGCAACCATATATACAACGGAAAACTGAAATGAGATTCTCACTCACTCTTTTAGCTGATGTAAGAGAACACCATCAGGAAGCTTTTTAATCGGGACCCATCCCAAACGCACTGCTATTCTACAAACATGTCGGTCAACCTTGTAACGAAACAAACCATTGAAGTTACAATTCGTCATATGATTGGCATTCCCATCCCAAATTGAAGACTAAGAATTTAAATTACTATTCATAAAAATAGAGATTCGTACAGGGAATGCGCGTTGTCGTAGTGTCAATAACCGTAGACATTCTGTGCTTTTCAATCCCAGTCCATATACTTCCATAAAGTAATGCCTACACGTATATATAATCAACTCGCTTGCTTACGGATCAAACCATGATTACACCAAATTAATTCAGTGGAATCTTACCTTGCTTCTTCAGCTGTGGCGCTTCTTAACCACTCAAGATCAATAAGCCCAGTCTTGTCATCATGTATGCGATGAAGGAACTCCTGCACCACATAACACCCACTCTTATGTATATTAGtatataactatatatatttatatatatgcattCTTTTCAGAACCAGTACGATGTTAAGAACCACTAGAACCACAAAATACACTTACACATAGTGTATAAAATAAATTTAGAGGTAGTGGGAAAGAGAAACATGGGCCGTACCACACTCGAAAGAAATAGGTACAAATTAATTATGTGGTTATCTCTTTCTCAACATATTAGGGGGGTAGGGGCGCTCCACTAGTGATggttttccatcactcacaatatccaatcatgttccgccatgtcatcgagcttcattccatcactagtgatggattttactAGGGGTGCCCATCACTCACCACATGTGAAGGAGAGAAGGAAGCAGGAGTGAAGGAGAAGGAATGAGAGAAATCTTCAACGCATGATCGTGGAAACGCGTTGTAAAGTTCACGCGTGGAAATGTTAGCCGGCGGCGGTGTTTAACGTGCATCAACGCGTGAAGAAGGTGATATCATGGGGCGCCCCGACCCCCCTTATTGCTTCTGAAATGAACATCCCCCTTCTCTCTCTACACACACACGCATACATATTTGTACTCTTACTTACTTGGATTCGTTGTGCGATTTTGTTCTTCATCCCTCTTTCTTCGATGGCATTAGAGATCTCAGAATGTTGTGCAGTTCTTACAGCGTTCCAGTCTATGGCATGTTCAGTGTGGTCTCCCGTTGTGATTTGATTGGGGTATTTTGCAGCCAAATACATGAATGCAGAACTAACCAGGATTGCATAAGAATTAAAGTATATATTAATTAGCCATGACAACAAATATATGAATCAAGTAGCAAGGCTAACTTATAACTAAACTTACCTTGATGAACTGTCTGATGCACTTTGGGTTAGGAAAACGCCGACAACTGAGTCCACAACAGAACCTTTCCAGCGCATGAAAGGCCTATATCCTGTTCAAATCTAACATTTTCAATACGCTTTGATGACAAATTAAGTGCAAAGTTTTAAAATCCAGTCAAGCAAATTTATAATATAAGTTGATGGCTTATGAAAACATGTATAGGTTAAATTACGAAAATGGTGATTACCTTGAACAGAACGCATGGACGAGATAAAGGATGAAGCTCTTTGTTTGAATAACTCTTGCTCTTCCTTCAACCATTCTTCTTCCTCTTTCTCATTGCATTTGTTACCTTTTATGGATGTacataatcaaataatcaatacTTTAAAATCAAACAAATAACATGAATTTACATGCAATACTTTAGATCCATGTTCTCACACGCACACCTATATAGGGttgagttatgctaaaaagcataTGTCAGTTAAAAAATGtaagactgtggggtatggggcttgggttggggcgtgggttggctgaaaacgcccaagccaccaccccgggtgggcttgggttggggcatggcccaaggggcgggagtttaaagccgggcgtggggcgggctagcgaTCCTATGTGGCCGGCTCCTATTCGCTTGTTGGCCATGTCATATCGGGgcatttaaaatttaaaatgtaaccgtttggccaagccaagcAGTCACCCCAACCCCACAGTCAATATCACTATAAATATAAccccaaccccaccggctaccccaACCCAAACAATCTTGTTGGCTGTCCACCGCTACCCCAACCAAACAGTGGCGGATCTTGACCTAAAACTTAGCATGGGCTGATGTTTTTTGGAGATAAAATCAGCCTGGGCCGAACCaatacacatttaaaaaaattctCGAAAACCTGAAATTTAACACTACTAGGCGAAAAAACCGCACGGGCCGAGGCCCGGTCCGGCCTCCTATAAGCTCCTCCCCTGCAACCAAAACCCACTTGATCGAACCCGCTACCCCAACCCACTTGATCGATGGCCTCTTGGACACACGAAGAAGAACTAGCTCTCGTCACGAGCGTCGTTGGCgcaatgaaggggcgacaacCCGGTCAACCCCGATATTGGCCGGAAGCCTTTGCAAgctaccgacataacgtcggaCACGACCGGCACAACTTAAACGcatgccaacataaatggcgcgaggtACGGCCGAAGCTTGATCGTTTCAAAGCCTACTACGAAGCCGTTCTGAGTGGtgagttaagccacgaggaccgggtggtGGTGGCGAACATTGAGTTTCGGGGcaaggaccgggtggcggtggccaaGCCACGCGGTtcacccacgccccgccatacccaaCGGACACGTCACTTACCGGCGGGGgggctcgaactccacgtgtcaactcatgcccccaacccccgccccaccataccccatggtctaaaCATGAAATCAACACATGTTATGTTCAATTTTTAGGCATACTGTCAGCGTTCTATTTTTTGTAAACATGGTGCCTTGCCAAAAAAATTAAGACACGATGTGTTAAAATACACTGTGTTGATTTTCTTTTTATACCTTTTTTAGGCAAAATCTTCCTTTTTGTCAATCcaaacatatatacatacacatatggGCATTGTTGTAAATAAAAGGTCTAGGAGGCCGAATACTCGCCACAAGTAGGCTGCCGAGGCCCGGATACTCTTTGTCTAGGCGCTAGGAGTACTATCAACTCCGACTACAGTGCGCCTCAGGGGCGGACCTATAGTGTTACAAGGGGTAACCTCCGTTGCCCTTGACGTTCCGGTGACGCTCTGACGGTAGtggaaaattttgaaaaaatttgacgCTTTTCCATTTCGTTACCCCTATTTTTTGAAACGTTATCCCTATACGGATTTTCTAAATCCACCACTGCTCCGCCTAGCGAGTTTTGCAACCATGCTTATGAACACATTGAAATGAACTAATAATGCACTTGAATATAATCAAAATGTATCACATTTAACGCATTACGTTACTTATGTATCACATTAAAAACACTACGTACGTACCAACTTGACGGATGATGCAATGGCCTCTCTTACTGGACGAAGATGAAGAGGAACTATGTTCGATATACTCCCTCACTCGGCGGGTAAAGCGATAACCTCCTTTAGTGTAAATAGTCATGGTTTTTGTCCGAATGGATCCAAAATCCAAAACTCTCCTGCATGAAACTTTTGGCTTGAACTTAGCCGGTGTGTTAGTCTTGATCCTCTTGCTTGACTTCCGATCAGTTTCTGGTGAACAGTTGGTACTCGGTGGTGGAGTACAGTTGCCGGATCCCATTTTAGAAAGAGTGTTTCCTGTGCAAAGCGACCAAAAGgttaaaaaaaatgaattatAGGTTGATGAAAATGGATCAGGGATGTTATGTTAATTTACGTTGGTTTTTCATCTTTGCAGAAGCATAAAGCCCAGTCAGATGAACATGAACAATGGAGCTGCTTATTCACATGCAAATATTTTTGGCGGCATAGTGTGTCTCTTCGGGTAATTAATTGTGTGACAGGTTTTAGATCAGAAATTGAAGTGTCACTAATCAAATGTTTGCTTGGCGCAGCCCAGTGGCTAAAGTGGGGGAAATGTTTGCTTCCATACTGCGGCGGTTCGATTCCGGACTACTCTGCTTTACCCACTTGGGTTAGCCCTTGCCCTCTCGCCTCTAAACGTTAGTCTCTGACGCGGGAGGTCGCTGCAAAAACAGCCGAGGGGGACGCCCCCCACATCACCGGGACAGTGGTGGCGGGCCGGCTAACGTGACCGGTCTTCACGTTTTGCTTCCACTAATCAAATAATGATTACTTTTTTAACACAAATATATAATAAATTgaactttttatatttatacaTTGATCATGTTTTATTTTGCCAATGAGGTGGTGGTAGAGTGATATGTGAGAGACTTGTTGTTTTAAGGAACTTAAGTTTAATTCATGTTCATAACATTATTTTCTGCGACACCTGGTGATAATGGGAGACTAGACGAGTATGcggagatcgctagttcgatccttgaactgagcgggttttacctcatcgcactgtcgtgccttcgggcgagtgttcacgggcttcggccctaggtgagggtttttcCCGGTTCGAAGGCGAGTATATCCTGATGTGATGAATTTCGCTAATGGTTTATTTAGAGGATTCGTTGgctgttagaaaaaaaaaaatcatgttttatcttttatttttagTCATATCTTTTTGTTGTTAAATCGACTCAAAAAAATTACCACATATATTTCCTTTTTAAATTATCTTTTCTGTTTTATTTTACCCGATACAATTGTTTTTAAGAAAATCAAACTTTGCTGACTCATAGATTTACTACATTTTGGTTCACCAAATGAAAAAAACCATTTTAGTTTGGGCAATAATGAAACTCAAAACGCAATTTGAGTAACTTAAGAATAAAACTTTTTTGAGTAACTCCAGTGATATAAAAAGAAGCTTAATATATGAATTATTTTCATTGAGTGGAAATCTAACAGATAAAAAATTTAAAGCTATAAAGTGTATAGTAAAAGTTATGAACTGTTAAATATATAatgaataaacctttaatttaatatactaatttaaatttataaaaaatatatttataacaataTACACCCTGTTGTAAAACAACAACCTACTAGCCTAATAGCAAACAATTAGAGAAAAAAGATGTAGGGAGAAAGAGACTGTTATTTTATTGATAGATCTGTCTAATACAAGAGATACAATGTAGTATATATAGGAGAAGAAAACTTGGAGAAAAAATCGGTCTATTCTAGGAGTTGATAAccatataatataataatatacttATAACACTCACTCTTGGTTATCAACTTAATACGCTTTgagatgctgcctcgttaaaaaccttgttaggaaaacccagtgggacaaaactttAGCTAAGAGGAAAAGAGTGCAACGCGTACTTTCTTCTCATGATACTTCTGGATCATGTGTGTTGTCTCATTAAAAACCTTAGAAAAAACCCAAATTGGACAAAACTTAGtgagggaaaaagagtgcaacttaaTAAGTctcccctcattttaacatgtatcttttaagtgacgtgtgtccatcttccttgaaagttgtacatgtaagattaaatatattatgcattaatatttaatctatagccatcataatcatttacattatagagatcaaaatatataataacatattaagataattagttggtaattgttgatggaccatattacccttattaactaattagggtttcctcctgggtgcttatataaggagaattatgtggaggttaaggggttactcagtttcacaattacccacaccccattagccataacatcatcacatctacctcctctcctaaccaatacccttttcggtttctaagttcCCATCATCCGTCagcatcctaaggaggaaccagatcactttgaaaaagatgtcgaactccatgtcgtcttctctcactggattctcctctgcactgtctGCAGTGACAGGTATGTTTTATCGTTTTCCTTCATgtacaaacagaactgaaccaacatgtggtatcagagcatatgttgattagtcagttcagtttttcgtatccataattctgggattgaaacttggaaaacggaatttttttGAAACCTTATGAACCTAACAGCCGATTTCGAGTCATGGagatcgactcgagatctctgttttcgggaaaaagattaattatatgttcaccgaattaactggattatgtttttaaccgaaatctgtttagaagtcttaaaagtttcaggtttcgggttccagaatttttttttatgattagggttcatcatgttcatgagaaaattcgaatattctattatgttttggaatgattTAGGATTAATGGGTGTTTTTTCCATATTTGATCTaaatttatcttttaattttatacgaaactgttattagataaacagttacCATATTTTCGAAAcatgttgataaaattagatcattttaaaacaggaaataatatctcataatcccttagatttcgaattttcagttatgttatCACAATAAACAGCTGTAACAGGAAGTTTCGAGATCATCAGATTGCGACTAgagaccatcagtctcgactcgagaccataaggtctcgactcgaaatcataagggagCAAGAggtctacaactcgagaccataacgtgctgactcgagacaaaggtctcgactcgagaccgtaacgtgatgactcgagacaaaggtctcgactcgagaccataacgtcataactcgagacaaaggttgcgactcgagaccataacgtcataactcgagaccgtggttgcgactcgaaacctcattattttaagctgtttaaatgtgaactaaagaaaaaaaatttcgggctaacgggtagtttgctattaaataaatggttttgtaatttacttagttaaataatcagaatcagataatgttttgcaaaaccagaatagcttaacttgaatgagtttttgatatatcatttctggccaaagctgacttgatacatctacttatcattcaagtattacgaaagctatgctaagtgtgcatcataagcatgaatgttttaatatctggccaaagctgatttaattctttcatagatggcatacttagcaagtgcataactaaagtgattgtttcaatttctggccaaagctgatttgttacaaccactttgcacatatgcttaaatgattacatttctggccaaagctgttttgtcttcatttaagtagaattttaactaagtctattattttgatgttagtaatagacattatcacagcttcattatgtaaaatggtcattattttgcctgccttagtttaacgtgcccttagatcacattaggatttcttccttagtatcataacttgctcatcttatttccactatcagcacccaactgcgggattccacctttgactggtgataactttgctgcttggaaggatgctctcatgcttactctcggattgcttgattttgattatgctctaagagagaaaaagccagcaaaccttaccactcaaagtacagctgctgagcagttaactcatgaaaagtggactaggtgtaaccgcatgtctctcatgtttatgaagcaatccataagcaatgcaatcaggggagctattcctgattctgaagatgctaaaacctacttggaacatgtggaggcgcagttcaaagggacgtctaaggcgcacgctagtactcttattctcaagctggtgacaactaagtatgatgggaggagtggcattcgcgaacacatcatgatgatgaatgacatggccaataagctgaaggggctggaaatggaaatcagtgatggtttccttgttcatttcatcattacttcgcttccttcatcctttgaagcatttaagatcaactacaacactcagaaggaaaaatggacgatgagtgagctggtcgccatgtgcgtacaggaggaagagcgtatgaggatggatcgccatactgatgttgcaaacttcactacctccaatcctaagaaaaggaagaacaattatcataggaaggatgcttcaaaagtccaaaggcctaatcctaattctaatacaagtgcaccttccagctctaagaactccttaggcagtatccgctgcaagttctgtaaaaagacaggacacatgcagaaggaatgccctgactttaaggagtggctggctaagaaaggtaacgattattttatgatacttgagtcctatattttaagtgttcctgctaattcttggtggtttgattctggttctatggttcatgttaccaattctactcagggattcctttcaatccggaagctggaaagaaaccaaagaacgcttaaggttggggatgatcgagaattagaagtgaaggccattggaacattacaattagttatgaaaactggtttatgtattaaactttatgataccttatatgttcctgaggtaactcagaaccttgtatcaggaccaaagttagacatggagggttttattgtttcccatggtcatcgcaaactctctatcctctatgattctgttctttatggtactggtgttctggatggtggtctctatagattagaactagaagataacttttccaaatctttgttgtcatataacattaatgaatcactcacaaagatggaagagaaacgagacttagagacttcatccatgttgtgacatcagcgtttaggccacttttcaaaagagcgattaaatcgtctcgtaaaggatgaagtcttacctcctctcgatttctctgattttggaacatgtgtcaaatgtcttaaaggtaaaatgacattagcgaataagaaaggtgccactaggagttctaatttattagaactcattcacactgacattagtggtccctaccaaatcgctggcataacaggacatacttcatttatcacttttattgatgattattctcgttacatgtacttgtatcttattaaggagaaatctgaatctctaacaacttttaaagattataaggctgaagttgaaaagcaattagatcgtcagattaaagttgtgagatcagatagaggcggtgaatattatggaagacatactgatgtgggtcaagctcttggtccattttatgagttttgtaagggccaggggattgtgaaccaatacaccatgcctggtacacctcagcagaacggtgtcgctgaaagaagaaactgtacccttatgaacatggtgcgcagtatgttagccaacactaatttcccattattcctctggactgaagcgttaaaagcagctgttcatatactcaatagagttccttctaagtctgtccctaaaactccttatgaactttggacaggaaggaaaccgagtcttaaatatatgaaagtatggggctgcattgctgaagcaaaactttacaatcctttcctaaggaaacttgaccctaagacagttacctgttgctttatcgggtatcctgagaactctaagggttatcgtttctattgtccttcccatgtcacccgtattgttgaaaccaagcgtgccgcgttcctggaggatttcaaggtcagtgggagcagtaccaacccttacgaagaattgcaagaagtacaagacgcggggggggggggggagactcgtcgcttaccattactccgattactcctcttgtacccaatgcaactactgtacctgaagctactgcaccaactccaaattcacttccacaatcagaacccattatacctcatgacgaaggcacatcaaacgctcaaaaccaagacaacgctgaacccgaacatccactcaggaggtcatccaggcaaagaaggcctcctaattgggatgattatgttacctacctgactgaaatggatcccggaaagctcaatgatcctatctcttacaatgaagccattagcagtgatccgTCTTCTGagtggaataaagcaatgattgatgagcttgaatccatgaagaaaaatgacgtttgggatttggtagaattacccaacggagtcaaacccgtaggatgcaaatgggtgttcaaaacaaaactggatccgaatgggaacgttgaacgctacaaagcgagattggttgcaaagggctacactcagaaagagggaattgattatcaagagacgttttcacctgtctctcgtaaagattcattaaggatcatggccctagtagctcattttgatttggaGTTACATCAGAtagacgttaaaaccgctttccttagcggagatttggacgaagatgtttacatgaaacagcCTGAAGGCTTTGAACCTGAAGGTCAGGAAcatctagtctgtaagctgaagaaatccatttacgggttaaaacaagcatcacgtcagtggtacctcaagtttgatgaagtcatgaagaggcaaggttttatgaagaatcaagtggatcaatgcacctacctcaagatgagtgggagtaactttactatacttgtcctttatgtagatgatattctattggcaagtaatagtttagacatgttgcatgagtcgaagcgtttactctcgcataacttcgacatgaaggatctcggagatgcttcttacttcattggcatcgaaattcaccgagatagaaacaaagggattttaggattgtcccaaagggcctacatagatcgtgtccttacacggtacaacatgcaacagtgcaaaccctccgtcgctccagtagttaagggagatgttttcggttcattttagtgtccgacaacagaggttgagaaggagcaaatgagccagataccttatgcgtcagtagtcgggagcttgatgtatgctcaagtctgtactcgtccagatatcgcttatattgctggaatgctaggccattatcagactaatcctggcttagatcactggaaagcagctaagaaggtacttcgatatctgcaagggacgaaagactataaactgacttatagaagaagtgatcatttagaagtggtgggctattctgattctgactttgccaaatgcaaagatgacaagaaatccacttcgggctatatctttatgttagcaggcggccctatctcttggaagagtcataaacaacagttgaccacaacttccacaatgatggcagagtacattgctgtttataacgcaacctgtcatggaatgttgcttagaaatctggtcactggactcaagattgttaattccatttctagaccattgaagctttactgtgataattcagctgccgttagtttctcgaacagtaacagttcgactggagctggtttatatctcgatacgaaatatctatttgtacgtgaacgtgttgaggaaaataatatttgtatcgagtatattagtactaaggatatgcttgcggatccgatgactaaaggtctccctcctaaggtttacaaagaacatgttcggaatatgggatttagtaaagaccttatttgagcatattgtactagcttatgttttatgattaatgaaatttcctcaagtttgattttgtatgtctattagaatatgttcaaccggtataatggcatatagacaaataaaagttacaaatcaaacaaagggcttacgcgtattttgatcatgacgattaggttttaaattaaggctatagtatgattaatgggggtcctaagtcgcataatgattcaacggctgtatttctctgctatagtacttgtttaaggctaaaatgagtgttaactcctgatcaggcttatctaatactcatagtaaatgattactcggctaagtgggagaatgtaagattaaatatattatgcattaatatttaatctatagccatcataatcatttacattatagagatcaaaatatataataatctattaagataattagttggtaattattgatggaccatatt
This is a stretch of genomic DNA from Helianthus annuus cultivar XRQ/B chromosome 16, HanXRQr2.0-SUNRISE, whole genome shotgun sequence. It encodes these proteins:
- the LOC110916254 gene encoding DEMETER-like protein 2; translation: MGSGNCTPPPSTNCSPETDRKSSKRIKTNTPAKFKPKVSCRRVLDFGSIRTKTMTIYTKGGYRFTRRVREYIEHSSSSSSSSKRGHCIIRQVGNKCNEKEEEEWLKEEQELFKQRASSFISSMRSVQGYRPFMRWKGSVVDSVVGVFLTQSASDSSSSSAFMYLAAKYPNQITTGDHTEHAIDWNAVRTAQHSEISNAIEERGMKNKIAQRIQEFLHRIHDDKTGLIDLEWLRSATAEEARHYFMEVYGLGLKSTECLRLLTLRQRAFPVDRHVCRIAVRLGWVPIKKLPDGVLLHQLKE